The genomic DNA CTCGCAGTGTGCATGGCAAAGTAAGGGCGCTGGTACTCGCCAGCTATTGCCACCAACCCCATTTGAAATAACCAACTGTCCAAAGTGCAACCACACCCATATCTAGCTTTAACAGGCTTTGGCTGGTTTTTTGAAATTATACTGTTAATAATGTATGTTCTAATTTACTACCTCCCCAACCCACCCTCATAGTGTATCTTAGAATacagcagaaacatttcacactttCTCCGCCGTCTACAACATGCCAGCCAACAGGTTTTCTTATAAAACGATTCAACCGCTTTCGAAAGGCTTTGACGTAGTGACTACACAGCTTCTTACTGTAATATACAAACTGAAGCACACAAagtttcctgtttctgttctAGGACCAACTGTTGTACATTCTAGAACATACCGGACCAGGCATGGAGGGCGCTGGAATCTAAAGCACGTTGACGTTAACTCCTCAACTTACAATacaacagtgaaaatgtaaagtatatATAGACAGAATTGAATAGTCCATTCATTTTAGTGCTTTGAGCGCAAAAAAAAGAGTTGGGCATAAGAAAATTATGCTACTACAGTACAAGTATTGATAGATTAtgctttcaaatgtaaaataaccaaaacaaaaataacataaaaacaaacattagatTGCATCTACATCTACTATACATAATTTAAGCTGCTTTTTAATCCCCATCTCATTTAGAAAATATCTATTCATCAAATATCTATTCTACTAATTATATTACAAGAATCCAATCacaggaaatagaaaaatatcaaatatcaccAGTGATGATAAGAAAACATGACAACCTGAACGAGCAGAAATATTGCTATGGTAACCACCATTGTCCTTTTGACATCAGCGAGTATCATCCCTCTGGTGCTCTTATTGGCTGTCCTGACGCCCCTGATGTTGCAGGGAAGAATCAGCACAAcgcagaggaaagaggaagtggGTAATTGGGGGTTGTGTGGCAGggaggtgtgagtgtgttgttaCTGTCAGATGGCCGTGTCCCAGAACACAGTTGTCTGTGTAGGGTAAGGGGGAGGACGGATCTTTTTGACCCCACTGCTTTTCCCCCAGCCCGGGAGGACAGATGCGCTTTCCTGCTTGCACTGACTCCGCTCCAGGTGCCTGTCCTCATTCCTGTCCGGAGGAGGAGGCCTCTCCTGAGATCTCTGCAGGTGTGGATGTTGTCTGGAGCGGATCTCCATGCAGAGGGTGCGTTTCCTCTCGATCTGTTCCAGCATGGTGGTGTCTCCACAGATCCATGGCATCTGGGGCATCTTAGGGGCAGAGTCAATGCATTAAGTGAAGCCAATACAGTCAGTCACACGCTTTAAAGCCCCTAAAACTCGGCTCTTAtgtatttctctataacattaaattaaagttttcAGAGCCTGTAACAGGTTAAAAATATaggtaaagaaaaacaaggaaattTGCATACCTGACTTtgatgtgtctctgctgctctcctttGCGGAGTTCCCTTTGGGGAGGGGTTAGCAGGCAGAGAAGGTGAGCGGCCATACTTAGGTGCTGCTTTCAGATCTACGAAGGGAGGAAAAAATCACACTTTTCATCATATGTAATAAGCATtgttaaatgctaaatgttaaaCTGGATGCTTTATGCCACATTCATATGATCAATACGAGATTCACTTGAGAATTTGAGGTCTTAAGCCTCACCATTTCCTGTTCCCGTGGTCATTGGTGGGCTACCAGATGATCTCCCGTGGTGAGTAGGTGTCGTTGTGGATGAATGCTGCCCTGACGTTGTGCTGCCATTCCTCTCTTGTGCTTTTGATTGGTCCATGCGTCTGGGCGTGCCATCTGATCTGTATCCTCGTTCTTTACTATCACACCTATACTCCATTGCAGAGGGGCTCTTTGTGATCTTGACATCGTGATGATGCTGCTCTGAGCCATTCAGACTTCTGTCTTTGCTGTCCCGTCTCACTTCGAGTCCAGTTCTGCTCAGATCTTTACTGTCCTGCCtgggtagaggaggaggaagatctCCGTTGTGGCAACTCCGGTCTCTCCCCTCATGCTTGGATTCAGAGCTATAGCCAACCCTGTCcttgctgttgctgcttctgGATGTTTCCTGTCGGGGTAGGATCTCAGGTGGCTGGTCTATTCTACCTTCATGTCTATGCTCCATGTCATTCCTTACTCTCTCTTTGCTATCCTGTCGGGGTAACAAATCAGGGCGATGGTCTTTGCTCTCATGCCTATATTCTGCTCCAGTTCTAGCCCTGTCTTTGCTCTCTTGTCGGGGTAGAAGCTCAGGTGGCCTGTCTCTGCTTTCATGCTTTGAGTCCACGCCGTTCCTGGCTCTCTCTTTGCTATCCTGTCGTGGTAAGAGCTCAGGTGGCTGATCCAGcagtctttctctgctttcatgTCTACAGTCTACACCGTTTCTTGCCCTTTCCTTGCTGTCTTGTCTTGGCAACAGCTCGGGTGGCTGATCTAGcagtctctccctgtctttgctGTCCTGTCTCAGCAAAGACTCCATTCCATGTCCCCCGCTCCGATCTTTGCTGTCTCTCCTTGTCATCAGGTCACCATTGCTAATCCCTCTGTCCTTCGAGTCTCTTCTTATCAATGGAATGGGTTCTACACTGCTGTAGCCCTGGTCCCTGCTATCCCTGCGAACAGTTGGTGCATCTACACCGCTACAAGTACGGTCTTTACTGTTGCGCCTGTGCGGCAGTGCCTCTACATTGCTGctccctctttctttgtctctgtctttgtctttgtctttgtctttgtctctgtctctccggTGAGAAGACTCTTTGTTGTGGCGATCCTTGGAGTCTCGCTTGGACTCCTTGCTGTGGCTGTGGCGCTCCTTGCTTTCACGCTTGGACTCACTGTGAGACTTGCTTTTGGACTCAGCTGTAAAAGAAtaagggaaaaaatgtcagaagaCGAACACTTAAATGATTCTAATATCCAAGCTTATTATGCTGTAGGCGATAATACATTGAAAATATTGGCTAATaacaattacatttacatgacatttattaaaaaatagCAGTGAGCTGGATAAATTGTTTAAATATAAATTCAAAATCaattacatattacattacaaaataatgtttttctgcttcaagtttctgcactACCATCATATATCCGCTAGGTGTCACTCACCACTCACTGAGGCAGCTGCAGTAAACGAGTGGAATTAGATGAGTCAATATGTGGGCTAACAGGCATTAGGATTATGTTCATCGTggtatataataataaacagtttgctaatattgtatgtttttactGTATTCTTCTTTCACCTTAAAATGTACACAATAATACACATGATGGTACCATAGAATAACCACAGTAACcaatacaaaacatattctGAAACATTCACCACAGCCATCGGATGTCTCTGTGTTTAACTTTCCAGTTTCTTCATGCACCACGACATTGTGTGCTCTGACTCTTCTTCAGCGTGTATGCATATAATATTTCATCCCCTGTGCATAACAAATGCTAATAGGGAACCGTATGTATGTCACTGATTCAATGCTCAATAAAGACATTATAGATCAACACTGCatacataaaaaatgtatttgcatgatTGATTTCCATGTAAGCTGTGCATCTATATAGTTTCTATATGGGCTTTAACATACAATGCCATGCACAAGCATCCTTTGTCATGTCATGCGTCATACATGGCTttttagcgtgtgtgtgtgtgtgtgtgtgtgtgtgtgtgtgtgtgtgtggcgattAACCAGTTGGTAAGTGGGTCAGActagctgttgctgctgcagagagggagaaaacaaattAACCTCCATTCATTGTGTTAGGTTTGTGTGCTCATTACACCGTGTGTGCTTGTAGCcagtcacagagcaacacacacacaacctgtcaGGCCTTTAGCCCCATGTGGTGCTTGTACACAGGTGTTGGGATAAAAAATAGACCTGTCAGCACAGCCCACCCTTCGTGTATAGAAACCATATGAAAAGTGTTTACAATCCATTTGGGGCTAGAGATCAAAATACTCATTGGTAGGACATCACTGGGAATTCCTGGCTCCTAAATGTACCCCTTAACAAACAAGCTAACCATCACTTCATGTAAACCAGTAATGCCACAGATATATTCAAGACCAATTGGCACATGTATACACCAACTTCAAGATGTATTTATCAGTGAAGTCAAAATAGGAAGAAATTAAAATTTGTCCACTTCCACTATCCTCATGTGCACAGCTGCCACAGCTACCTAATTGGCTTAATCATGAGAAGGGTATGTGCTGATTGGACAGAAAAGAGAATCTGAAATCCTCTGATCAGGTGTAGATTTGAGTTCAGAGCCATATAGCCATTCCCCATCAGGAGCTCATTGCTCAGTTGTAGACCGGCATGCCctgagctgtgattggctgcgtTACCCATGGGGAGGGAATCTGCAAATAAGAAACAGGGATTTCTCCTCCTTCCACTGTTGCTATGTTGTAGTTGCTAAGAGCATTGAGTAAGGATGGATGTGAGGACTTGTAATTCTTTTATGATTTATGTacaaaatgtgctttaataaatctcttttttggAGCATTTATTTGAGGGTTTTAGTTcaatttttaaaatgcattcacATTGTACAGCTCAGCTCTGAAGAAGAAGTAGAATTAGAGTTATATGTCAACTACAGGGTTAAATGTCATGTCAAACCACACTCTAAATCATTAGATGCTCTCTATTAATTTATTAGTGACCCTTTTCAAATAATGCATGACATGCCTCTACATGAACTACATTATCCTTCATGCATTAATGAAACACCCTCTTGcttatttagtttagtttaatgCCTGCAGTCATCAATCTTTTATTcgtttacattacatttaaaaaatattcaggTTTCGCATGGCtattttaacacaaaaataatgGTTGCATTATGCATGAGAACGAGAATGTTAATTTGTGACTGACTGATAATGTTGCTGGCACCAGACTCGCCATATGATAATGTGAACGTGTTTTTACATCCTTTTTTGTAAACTTTGGGAAACTTGTGCACCTATATAATTATAAGATAATTATGTTTCCCTTCACAGCTGAATTCATTTTGGCAGAGTCTTGAGTGTGGCATGGCTATCTGTATTTAAACATgatgtttacatatttaaaagTAATGCTGCCTGATGGCCTAATGCCATGAGTAGGTTTGAGGGGCCTGCTGTCCGCTTTAGTCTCTAATCCCCTCAGATTAAATCATACGATCTGTATCAGACTTGGCTCGCTGGGCCTAGATTAAACAAATGGACGGTTGCAGAGACCTTCCACAAACACCATGCATGGTACTGTAAAAGTGACGCATTCTCTGCACAGCCTCCTAATTTAGCAGGGTTAATTTGGTGAcccaaaacaggaataaatGACACTATCATTGGTTAGGGAACTGAAGACTAGTGTACTGCAGACAAAGCATTTAGACACAGACACTGTAAATGTCGTCCATAGACACTGTGTGATGTTACTCCTGCTCTCCTATTTGTTATTCTTACGTTGCAGCGCCTCTCTGGTGTTGGTAGGGCTGCTTTCTGGTTAACTCTCTTAACTAAGTCAGTCTCACTCACAAAATGAAGATATGTACATACAGGGTAAGATGTCTAAAAGGAGATGCAGTTAAAATCTGTCTACACTCGTCAGGAATCAAAGAGACATAAATAAGTTAATATGAGCACACGTGTTTGTGCACTTTGCTTTTCTATGTTCCCAAATGATGAGGCAAATGTGTGAAATGACTCACTCTCTCCAGGCTCTTTAGACTTCCTGCCACTGGCATTTTTCTTCAGCATGTTCCTGCCTGTGGTGAACAAGTTGGTTAGTTCGTCCAGCGGGCTGGTGGGTGTCCGTGAACGTCCCGTTGACACATTCTGCATAGACCCATGGAGTCGACCCCCACCGTCTTGAGGTGGCGAGCCTTTGCCGTGAGGGGTGGCAGAGGCGCTCCGCGGCAGCCCCCCCGGGAATGGCATTGGAGCGTCAAAGGGAGGTGTACGCATGAGACTGAGAGGGGTGAGACAGCGGCCCATGCTGACCGGCGATGGGCAAGCAGAGTGGCTGCGCTGAtaggaggatgaggaggaggatttgtAGAGGGTACAGGGTAGAGGAGGCGCAGAGGAGCGCCCAGATATGGTGAGTGTTGGGGTGGCAGTGAGCTCCCTGCGGATGTGTGCAGAGGAGGGTGGCTCGGTGGAAGATGTTGGGGATTTGCTGTAGGATTGGTTCTCCAGCATGGGCAATTTGGTTACATCTAGAGGGGTGAGGGGAGACTCGTCTGAGTTGGGCGAGCACTGCGCTGGCGCCGGTGGGAACACCAGCAGCGGAGGCCGATGGGTGAGTAAATTGGGGAAGGGTGCAGGAATGTCACAGAGGGGAATGTTTCGAGGTGTGGAGCAGCGACTGAGAGGTTCAGGGTCATAGGGCGCCGGGGTGGGACATGCGGAGCGACATCCCACAGGGTCAGTGCGGTACTCCATGTCATCCAGAGCTGGGTACTTCATCTCCTCGTACACAGACTCTCCCGgctcctcatcctcactctTCAGGGGCTCTCGAGCTCCGACATCAATCCCGCCCATCTCTATGTAGACAGGTTCATCTTCACAGTCGTCTGTAGGGCTGTCGTCACTCTGTGGAGGCGAGGGGTTGCGTTCGCAGGGGGAGGTGACGTGGTGGAGGGGTTTGGATGGGCAAACCCCGCTGCCTGCGTGGCTCTTGATGTAGGACTCATCGAAGGAAACACTCAGTTGTGTGTTGGGGTTCCTCTTAGGTTTTGGTGGCGGCACCCTCCTGCAGTCCTCACTGCATCCTTGAGCTCCTaggatagagagaaagaaagtctAAACACAAATCCATTgagaaaatcacatttacaagCACGGCCTGATAACAGACAAGTATGCAGtatatcatttgttttctggattattcatttgtgtgtcAGTCTGACTGATATTTTTTTGTGGTATGAGACATGACAAAATAATGTTGTCTGATTACAGAGCTATCATACACAACGCTATACTGAATTTGCCAAAAATCGTGTGAATCATTTCTCATTAATATAAATCCCACTGCAGTTTTGTGGGTCAGATGTAGGTCAACATGTATAGTTGTGAGCAATATCTTGAGTCAGATATGTGGGAATAGTTGAGGCATATGCATGTTTCTAGGTCACATATACGGCAGTGGAGCAGTATGTGAGTATAGTATCTGGGTCACACATACTGTGGAGCTTCTTTCTGATAGTGGTGACGTAGCATTGCAGTGTGAATCTCTTTAGATGTGGTGCAGTGAGGCTATGGTACAGTGTTCACTAGATACTACTGTACATTACGGTCCTAATGCTAGCTTACTCACAGTAGACAGCGCTCTATACTACTGAGGTGCCCACTGTGTATTTCTAGGTCAGACACTGAGATGTTTGGATAGGAGTGTCCCTTTCTCTGATAGGCAGGGGGGAGATAAGTGTAGTTAAGAGCCGGACCGTGTTTGAAACTGCAGATTTTACACCTTTAATAATTCAGATGCCAGATGGCccagacacacgcacacttcCCGTTAACTGTATGACTCACCACCATCACTACACGCACGCTTCATGCCTACACATTCAGAGAGGGAAATTAGGACAGGCATGTACACATTTTATATCACACAGTCTCACAACCTGTGAAGTCAATCTTTCCAGAAAATGGGAGTCTATGGAGAATATATTGCAGAAAGTTAGATAAACAGGTATAAATAAAACgagtatttttgtatgtttgttgtgttggaaaaataagaaaataactaaa from Enoplosus armatus isolate fEnoArm2 chromosome 14, fEnoArm2.hap1, whole genome shotgun sequence includes the following:
- the nyap2b gene encoding LOW QUALITY PROTEIN: neuronal tyrosine-phosphorylated phosphoinositide-3-kinase adapter 2 (The sequence of the model RefSeq protein was modified relative to this genomic sequence to represent the inferred CDS: substituted 1 base at 1 genomic stop codon); translated protein: MMSSKEEETLRFFQYVEENGLRAYNGLVAQNLDHARNERNRTYLQEKNDKKRKQEEAIRRTGEDIATEGKHLRMGSITMPDPQERMPIPHPHALACGQGFSIRSQSLHSVGGGSSGGGGEEEVGSPTSRKQPPPKPRRDPATKLSMSSEAVDHNPMSTCRGERCDGEWCDGAQGCSEDCRRVPPPKPKRNPNTQLSVSFDESYIKSHAGSGVCPSKPLHHVTSPCERNPSPPQSDDSPTDDCEDEPVYIEMGGIDVGAREPLKSEDEEPGESVYEEMKYPALDDMEYRTDPVGCRSACPTPAPYDPEPLSRCSTPRNIPLCDIPAPFPNLLTHRPPLLVFPPAPAQCSPNSDESPLTPLDVTKLPMLENQSYSKSPTSSTEPPSSAHIRRELTATPTLTISGRSSAPPLPCTLYKSSSSSSYQRSHSACPSPVSMGRCLTPLSLMRTPPFDAPMPFPGGLPRSASATPHGKGSPPQDGGGRLHGSMQNVSTGRSRTPTSPLDELTNLFTTGRNMLKKNASGRKSKEPGETESKSKSHSESKRESKERHSHSKESKRDSKDRHNKESSHRRDRDKDKDKDKDRDKERGSSNVEALPHRRNSKDRTCSGVDAPTVRRDSRDQGYSSVEPIPLIRRDSKDRGISNGDLMTRRDSKDRSGGHGMESLLRQDSKDRERLLDQPPELLPRQDSKERARNGVDCRHESRERLLDQPPELLPRQDSKERARNGVDSKHESRDRPPELLPRQESKDRARTGAEYRHESKDHRPDFKDRVGYSSESKHEGRDRSCHNGDLPPPLPRQDSKDLSRTGLEVRRDSKDRSLNGSEQHHHDVKITKSPSAMEYRCDSKERGYRSDGTPRRMDQSKAQERNGSTTSGQHSSTTTPTHHGRSSGSPPMTTGTGNGEAXDLKFSTPKYGRSPSLPANPSPKGTPQRRAAETHQSQMPQMPWICGDTTMLEQIERKRTLCMEIRSRQHPHLQRSQERPPPPDRNEDRHLERSQCKQESASVLPGWGKSSGVKKIRPPPYPTQTTVFWDTAI